From Helicobacter anatolicus:
AGCAGAAGTAATGGTAATACCACGCTCCTTTTCTTGATCCATCCAATCCATTGTAGCTGTTCCATCATGTGTTTCACCGATCTTATGGCTTACACCTGTGTAAAACAAAATTCTTTCTGATGTAGTAGTCTTTCCCGCATCAATATGCGCAGCAATTCCGATGTTTCTAATTTTATTTAAAGGGGTTGTTCTTGCCATATATTTTCCTTATCTTTTTAATTACCATCTATAATGTGCAAATGCTTTATTAGCTTCTGCCATCTTATGTACATCTTCTCTTTTCTTAAACGCAGCACCTTTATCACTAGCAGCATCTAATAGCTCATTTGCAAGTCTATCAACCATTGTTCTTTCATTTCTTTTTCTTGTAGCTTCTAAAATCCATCTGATAGAAAGAGATTGCTGTCTTACTGGTCTAACTTCTACTGGAACTTGATAAGTAGCACCACCTACTCTTCTACTTCTAACTTCTACAAGTGGTTTAATTTTTTCTAAAGCCTTTTCAAAAACTTCGATACCTTTTTCACCACTTTTTTCCTCTATTTTGTCAAAAGCTGCATAAATAATTTTCTCAGCAATACTTTTTTTACCATCATACATCATCTTATTGATAAACTTCGTGACCACCTTGTTGTTATAGATTGGGTCACCTAAAACTTCTCTAACTGGGGCTTTTCTTCTTCTCATCTCATTCCTTCCTTATTTTTTATCAGCACCTTGTTTTGCTTTTTTAGCACCATATTTACTTCTTGAAACTGTTCTCTTAGCAACACCAGAAGTATCTAACGCACCTCTTACAATATGATACTTAACACCAGGTAAGTCTTTTACCCTTCCTCCTCTAACCAGCACAATAGAGTGCTCCTGTAGATTATGACCTTCTCCAGGAATATAACTAATAACCTCAATCTTACTAGTAAGCTTAACTTTTGCAACTTTTCTCAAAGCAGAGTTAGGTTTCTTTGGTGTTGTTGTATATACACGAGTACAAACTCCTCTTCTTTGAGGACATTCCATCAAAGCAGGAGATTTAGTTTTTTTAATAACTTTCTTTCTTTCTTTACGAATTAACTGATTTATAGTTGG
This genomic window contains:
- the rpsG gene encoding 30S ribosomal protein S7, whose protein sequence is MRRRKAPVREVLGDPIYNNKVVTKFINKMMYDGKKSIAEKIIYAAFDKIEEKSGEKGIEVFEKALEKIKPLVEVRSRRVGGATYQVPVEVRPVRQQSLSIRWILEATRKRNERTMVDRLANELLDAASDKGAAFKKREDVHKMAEANKAFAHYRW
- the rpsL gene encoding 30S ribosomal protein S12, encoding MPTINQLIRKERKKVIKKTKSPALMECPQRRGVCTRVYTTTPKKPNSALRKVAKVKLTSKIEVISYIPGEGHNLQEHSIVLVRGGRVKDLPGVKYHIVRGALDTSGVAKRTVSRSKYGAKKAKQGADKK